AAACACGGGCCATCAAGACTGTCTTCGGTGAACACGCCTATCGGTTAAACGTGAGCTCCACGAAGTCCATGATTGGGCACCTGCTGGGGGCCGCCGGGGCCGTCGAGGCGATCGCCACGGCGCTGGCGATTTACCACAGCACTATCCCGCCCACGATCAACTACACGACGCCCGATCCGGAGTGCGATCTGGATTACACCACCCGGGGGCCCGTGGTGCGCGATGTGCGGGTGGCGCTGAGCAACACCTTCGGCTTCGGGGGGCACAACGCTACGCTCGCCCTGCGGCGCTTTGGGTCCTGAGCCGAAGCGTGTGCGGGAAACGCACCGGCCGTCTGCGGTGTTGGTGTAACGGCCGGAACCTGGAGATGGGCTGGATTCGCCGATGGTTAACACGCTGGATGCGCCGCGCTCGACCGAGCGTGGCGCCCTCGCGCCGCGAGCGCATCGAGGCCCTGCTCGGCGTGCCCGTGCGACAGTGGGGTCTTTTCGAGGAGGCTCTGCGCCATCGCTCGGCGCTTTCGGGGGGGAACTCCTACGAGCGGCTGGAATACTTGGGGGATGCCGTTCTGGGACTTGTGGTGGCGGATTTCCTGTTTCATCGATTCCCAGAGGCTGAGGAGGGAACCCTTACGCGCTACCGCAGCCAGATCGTCAATGGCCGTAATCTGGCTCGGTACGCCACCGCTATAGGGTTGCCCTCCTTGCTGGAGCTTGGCCCCCAGGCTGAAGCGGCCGGTACGCGGCAGAGCGCAACCGTGTTGGCCGATGCTTTCGAGGCTCTAATGGGGGCCATCTTTCTGGACCAGGGATTTGAAGCGGCCCGTTACTTCATGACGCGGCTGCTGCAAAGAGAGGAACTGGAGAAGCTGTTGGCGCAACAGGATAACTACAAAAGCCTGCTTTTGGAATACGCCCAAGCGCGTGGTTGGCCCCCGCCTGTTTACAGGGTGGAGGCCGAAAGCGGGCCCAGCCACGCGCGCGAGTTTACCGTTAGCGTGATAGTCAACAACCGCCTGCTGGGCACCGGTGTTGGCCGCAGTAAAAAAGCTGCCGAGCAAGAGGCCGCCCGCCAGGCCTGGCTAGTGCTCTCGCAAAATCGAACATGAGAGAGGATACCCAAGATGCCGGAACCGCTTCTGTTCGAAAAAACGCGTCCGGGCCGCAAGGGGTACACATTGCCTCGCTTGGATGTTCCTGAAAGCCCCCTGCCCCAAGCATGGCTCCGTTCACGACCGGCCGAATTGCCGGAGCTGAGCGAACCCGAGGTGGTGCGCCATTTTGTGCGGCTTTCGAGCTTGAATTTCCACATCGATAAAGGCTTCTATCCGCTCGGCTCTTGTACGATGAAGTACAACCCCAAGCTCAACGAGCGGCTGGCCGCCTTGCCGGGCTGGACCGGACTGCATCCGCTGGCTCCGGAGCCGATCGTACAGGGGGCGCTGCGGCTTATGTACGAGCTACAGGAGCTCCTAAAGGAGATCACCGGCATGGCCGCCGTGTCCCTGCAGCCTGCCGCCGGAAGCCAAGGCGAACTGACCGGTCTTCTGCTGTTTCGCCGCTATCATGAGCGGCAAGGAGAGCAACGCACGAAAATTCTTGTTCCCGACTCCGCCCACGGCACCAACCCCGCAAGCGTGCGCATCGCGGGCTATGAAGTGGTCAACATCCGCTCCAATGAAAACGGCTTGACGGATCTTGAAGCCCTACAACAGCACCTCGATGAGCGCGTGGCCGGCCTCATGGTGACCAACCCCAACACGCTGGGTCTGTTTGAGCGCCAGATCCAGGAGATCGCCCATCTGGTGCACAGCGTGGGGGGCTTGCTCTACATGGATGGGGCGAACTTGAATGCGCTCTTGGGCATCGCGCGACCGGGCGATATGGGCTTTGACGTGGTGCACATGAACCTCCACAAAACCTTCTCTACCCCCCACGGAGGAGGGGGGCCCGGTAGCGGGCCCGTGGCCGTGGCGGAGCGTCTACGGGAATTTCTGCCCAAGCCCGAGGTGTGCTGGGACGGAACCCGTTATCGCCTCAACTGGGACAAGCCGGAGAGCGTAGGCAAGGTGCACGCTTTCTGGGGTAATTTCGGCATGTTCGTGCGCGCCTACGCCTACATTCGCCTGCACGGTCCGGAGGGTCTGCGGCGCGTAAGCGAACACGCAATTCTGAACGCCAACTACCTGCTGCGCCGGCTGTGGCCTTACTACGAAGCCCCCTATCCGGGTCCGGTCATGCACGAATGCGTGCTCAGTGCGGTCCGCCAAAAAGCCCATGGCGTGCGGGCGCTGGATATAGCCAAGCGCATCCTGGATTACGGCTTCCATGCTCCCACCGTCTACTTCCCGCTTATCGTGCCCGAGGCCCTGATGATAGAGCCCACGGAGACCGAGTCCAAAGAGACCCTGGACGCCTTCATAGAGGCCATGATCCAAATCGCCCAGGAGGCTGAGACGCAGCCAGAGCGGGTGCGCACAGCCCCTCACACTACTCCGGTGCGCCGGCTCGATGACGCCTACGCGGCCCGCCACGTGAACGTGCGCTTTGAGGAGCCCTCCGAGGCCATGACTAGCCCCTAAAAGGGGCTCAAGCCCCACGTAGGCGGGTTGCGGGTGCATTTTGTTTTGGCTGGCGTCGTATTTTTGTTCGATTCCACCGCCTTCATTGGCGTTGCTTCAGGAAAATCTCTCCGGGCGGCCCTTGGTCTAATTCCGGCATCGTTTTTTTAAACAAAGCGCCTCCTGTCTGCTCTTGACTTTGCGTATTCGCTGCGTATCTTGATCTGCTATCCGTGGTAAAAAGTGGTAAAGAGTGGTAAGAATGCCCAGCTTCAAGGGGCAGTACGAGTACGCTGTCGATGAAAAGGGGCGGATTATGCTGCCTCTGAAGCTGCGGCGCGCTCTGAGTCCAGAGGCGGAGGGGCGCTTTGTGGTAACCCGGGGTGAAGACCCCTGCTTGGTGTTGTATCCGGTGAACGTATGGCAGTTGATTGAAGATCGGCTGCGGCAGCAAAACCTCTACCAACAGAATGTGCGGCGTTTTGTGCGCGAGCTTCTGCGCTGGGCTGAGGATGTGGAGCTAGACGGACAAAATCGCCTCATGATCCCTCGAGAACTCTTGCAATGGGCCGGCATTCGGGGCCGGGTTTTGCTCGTGGGCATGTTGGATCGCATCGAGTTATGGAATCCCGAGACGTTTGCGCAGCATGAGCTGGGGGTGCAGCAATTTGGGCAAGAGGCCGAATGGGTCATGGGAGGCTCCCGGTGAACAGCCTCGAGTACCGGCATGAGCCTGTACTCCTGGAGGCGGTTCTAGAGCATCTGCTCACAGATCCCGATGGCGTGTATTTGGACGTTACGCTGGGGGGCGGAGGACACGCCTATGGGATTCTGAGCCGTTTGGGCCCCCGCGGGCGCCTGATCGGCCTGGATCGGGACGCGGAAGCCATCCGGGCTGCAAGCGGGCGGCTTGCCTCGTTTCGAGGACGGGTGGGAATGCTTCAAGGCGATTTTGCGGAGATCGATCGCCATCTGGCGCGCATGGGGGTAGAGCGATTGGATGGGGTGTTGGCCGATTTAGGGCTCTCCTCGCGTTTTGTGGATGCCCCCGAGCGAGGTTTTAGTTTTCGCTATGCAGGGCCGCTGGATATGCGCATGGATCGGCGTAGTCCGCGCACGGCCGCTCACGTGGTGAACACGTACGACCTGCAGAGGCTGGGGCGCATCCTATGGCGCTACGGACAGGAACCTAGGGCGCGTCAGATCGCCCAGGCGATCGTTCGAGCCCGACCGCTTTCGGATACGGTTGCGTTGCGGCGCGCGGTGGAGTCGGTGGTGCCCGAGCCCGAACGGCCTCAGGCTTTGGCGCGGGTCTTTCAAGCGATCCGCATAGAGGTCAACGACGAGCTGGGCGCCCTTGAACGATTCCTCACGGCCATCCCCTCATGGGTACGGCCCGGGGGACGGCTGGTGGTGATCAGTTATCATTCCCTTGAGGACCGCTTGGTTAAGCGCTTTATGCAGTACGGCAATCCCAGCGGACGTCCGGTGCGGGATCTATATGGGCGCTTGCTGCGGCCCTGGCGGATGCTTACCGATAAGCCTATCCGAGCCGATGGAGGCGAGCTGGCCCGCAACCCGCGCGCGCGTAGCGCCCGGATGCGGGTGGCCGAGCGTACGGAAGCGCCATGAACCTTGAGGTGCGCGCCATGGCCGGGGACATGGGTCCCACCCCCAGGCGAGTCGCTCGCCGATTTGGGGCGCGCAGGCGCTCCAGGGTCTATCGGACTTGGGCGGTGGAGCGCCTGCCCAATCGGACGGTTCTAGGTTTGTTGTTGGGCTTTTTCGCCGCCGGCCTGCTGTACGTATGGCACGTGCTGCAGATACAGGCGCTGGCCGATGAGGTGGCTCGGTTGCGGCGGGAGCACGAGTCCCTGCAGGCCCAAAAGGCCCAGTATGAGCACGAATATTATCGGCTCACAAGCCCCTCTCGCATCTACGAGGCGGCTCAAGCGCTGGGTCTGGTAGAGGGTCTCACGTATCGTCAGCTGTATGTAGAGCCATGATGGACGAGCGCACGCGAATGCACCTGCGTCTGTGGGTCGTGGGGGTGCTACTGGGTCTGGGATTGCTGGGCGCGATCATCCGCTTGCTCTACGTCCAGACGGTTCAGGGGGCAGAGCTGCGCCGTCTGGGAGCGCAGCAAGCCCATCGCTATGTGTCCATACCCGCCCGCCGTGGGGCCATTTACGATCGGGCCGGGCGGTTGCTGGCGACCGCCGAGCTTCGCTATCGGGTGGCGGTCGATCCCAAGGCCCCTCGCTTTGGTGAGCGCGCCGAGGACTTGTATCGTCACTTGGGGCGCCTTTTGGGTCGCAAGCCCGAGCTATACAGGGAGCGGGTACGCCGGGCCGCGGGGGCTCGCTATGTCGTTTTGGAGCCCGAGCTGTTGGAGTCCCAGGCCAGGGAGCTGGACCCGAGCAGATGGCCGGGTCTGATCCTAGAGCGCTTCTGGAGGCGCGTTTATCCTTATCAGGGGCTGGCCGAGCATGTGCTCGGGTACGTGGACGCAGCAGGCAGGGGCATGGCCGGCGTGGAGGCCTATTATGAGGTTTTTCTGCGAGGGGAGCCCGGCCGGCGTCTGGTGCGGCGCGACCGACATGGACATCTGCGTCCGGTCATAGGGGCCTCGGAGCTCGCCCCCCGACACGGTCAGGAGCTCGTGCTGACGATCGATCTGCGCCAGCAGGCCATCCTGGAAGATGAGCTCGCCGAGGGCGTACAGGCCTCTGGGGCCGAATGGGGTATGGCGATCCTGATGGACCCGCATTCGGGTGCGATTCGGGGGTGGTCCGTCTACCCCGGTTATGACCCCAATCGGCCTGCCGCGTTTCCGGCTGAATGGCGCCGCAACCGCGCCATTACAGATCCTGTAGAGCCGGGCTCTACGTTCAAGCTGGTCACGGCGATGGCGGCTCTTGAACGCGGGATCGTGCGTCCTGAGCGCGTTTTCACCGCGGGCGGGGTGCGCACCTTCGGGGGGCGCGTTATGTCGGATCCCGAGCCATGGGGGCAGCTTACCTTCGCCGAAGCTTTTGCGCGCTCCAGCAACATCGTTTTGGCTCAGATGGCCGGCCAGCTCGGATCCGGGGCCCTCTATCAGATGGCCCGGAATCTGGGCTTCGGAAGCCCAACGGGGATCGACCTGCCGGGCGAGGTGTCGGGGCGCTTAAAGAAACCTCACCAATGGTCGGGCACCACGCTCTATTGGATGGCCATCGGTTACGAGGTGGCCGTGACCCCGCTGCAGCTGCTGTGCGCCTATGCGGCCGCGGCTAACGGGGGATGGCTTGTGCGTCCGTTTGTGGTGTCCGAACGCCGCGAGCCAAATGGTGGGCGGCGTTGGATAACGCGGCCGCGTCTTATCCGGCGCGTCTGCTCGCCGCAGACCGCCAGCACGCTGCGCTTACTCCTAGAGGGGGTGGTAGAGGAGGGCACAGGCAAACGGGCCCGGCTTGCAGAGTTGTCTGTGGCGGGCAAGACCGGTACGGCCAAGGTCGTCTCCGGAGGGCGCTATGAGGCCCAATACCGGGCCGCGTTTGTGGGCTTCTTCCCCGCCCGCGATCCCCAGGCCGTGCTCCTGGTCATGATCGGCCACCCCCAGGGGGCCTATTACGCGGGCGAAGTGGCGGCGCCCGTATTTCAGCGCATCGTCTATCGTCTGGTGGGGGCTATGCCTGGGGTGCAGCAGGCTCTGAGCCTTGCCAGCGGGGGGCCGTCTGAGGACCTCCGGATCCCGGCCCCGAACGTGCTGGGGCTTCCCATCGAGCAAGCTCGCGCGCGCTGCGAGGCCCTGGGGCTACGCTTGGAGCCCTCGCAGGCGCGTGGATGGGTCCTGACCCAGGCGCCCGCCCCTGGCGCCCCTCTGAGTCCGGGAGCGACGTTGCGCATACGCGCAGGCGTCCGTCCAAGCCTGACCCCGGATGTTGTGGGTTGGCCGCTGCGCTGGGCCGTAGAGGCCTTCGAATCAAGCGGCGCTCGGGTCTTGTGGTCGGGATGGGGACGCGTGGTTAGCCAGGATCCGAGGCCAGGGCGGCCGCTTTCGGCCGTGGTGCGCTTGGTGGCGCAACCGGAGTAGCGACTATGCAGCTGCGGACGTTGCTGGCGACCGTGGAGGTGTTGCGCGCCGAAGGCGAACTGGAGCAGGAGGTGCGGGATCTGGTCTACGATTCGCGCCGCGTTCGGCCGGGAAGCGTCTTTGTGGCGCTCCGGGGCACCCAGCTTGACGGACATCGATTTGTGGAGGCGGCCATCCGCCAGGGGGCCGTGGCCGTGGTGGTGGAGGTTCTCCCGGAGGCGCGCGCCCCTGGCGTGGCGTACATCCAGGTACCGCACACGCGCCGGGCGCTGGCTCAGCTGGCGGCCGCCTATTATGGCCATCCGGAACGTCGCCTGAGGCTTGTCGGCGTCACGGGCACCAACGGAAAGACCACCACGACCCACTTAATCCAGTATGCGCTGCAGCAAAACGGCATCCCCGCCGGGCTTATCGGGACGGTCCGCTACGATCTGGTGGGCGAAGCGCAGGAGGCCGTGCATACGACCCCGGAGTCCGTTGAGCTTTACGGCCTGCTGGCCCGCATCGCGCAGCACGGCGGTCGGGCGGCCGTCATGGAGGTCTCCTCGCATGCGCTCGATCAGGATCGGGTATGGGGCCTACCCTTTCAGGTGGCCGTCTTTACCAACCTGAGCCGGGACCACTTAGACTATCACGGCAGCATGGAGGCGTATTTTGCGGCCAAAAAGAAGCTCTTTGACGGGCTCCGGCCGGAGGCCGTAGCCGTTTACAACGCCGATGACCCCCACGGTCCGGCCATCGTGGCCGACACCCCGGCTCGTCGGGTGGTCTCCTACGGCTTGCAGACCCCCGCCGCGTACCGGGCCGAGGTGCTGGAGCAGGGCCTGTCCGGGATCCGGCTGCGCGTGGGGGGGCGTTCGTACGGGTTTCGTCTGGTCGGACGCTTCAACGTCTACAACCTGTTGGCCGCTTGGGCCGCTGCTGTTGAGCTCGGCCTAGAGGCCCATCAGGTGCTGGCCGCTCTGAGCACCTGCCCGTCTGTTCGGGGCCGTCTGGAGCGCGTGCGGAGCGCCGATGGGGTGATCGGCATCGTGGACTACGCGCACACGCCGGATGCGCTTGAAAACGTGCTGCGTGTTCTCCGCGCCGAATGTCCGGCAGACGGACGCCTCTGGGTGGTCTTCGGCTGTGGGGGAGATCGGGATCGGGGCAAGCGGCCCACCATGGGCCAAATCGCTGAGCGCTACGCGGACCGGGTGGTGCTCACCAGCGACAATCCGCGCACGGAGGACCCTGAGGCGATCGTGCAGGAGATTTTGGCCGGCATGGCGCATCCGGAGCGCGTCGAGCGCATCCTGGATCGGCGCGAGGCGATCCGGTTCGCCGCCCTGGAGGCCCGATCCGGGGACGTGGTGCTCGTGGCGGGCAAAGGGCATGAAACGTATCAGGTGATCGGACACGAAAAGCGCCCCTTTGATGATCGCTGGGAGCTGGAGCAGGCCTTCCGGCTGCGATCGGGGGCTACGGGGAGGTAGGGCGGTGCTGTACGAATTGCTTATGTGGCTGGAGCGCACCTACGCCCCGCCGGGGTTCGGGGTCTTCGGCTACATCTCCGTGCGGGCCGGCCTGGCCGCCTTATCGGCCCTGCTGATCGCGCTGCTACTGGGTGAGCCCCTCATTCGGGCCCTGCGCCGGCGTCAGATCGGAGAACGGATCCGCGAGCTCGGCCCCGCCTCACACCAGCAGAAGGTCGGCACTCCCACTATGGGCGGGATATTGATTCTCTTGGCCATTCTGCTGCCCCTAGCCCTGTGGGGGGACTGGCGTTCGGTTTACACGTGGATCATGGCTTTGGTGACGCTGTGGATGGGGCTCGTGGGGTTCGTGGATGATTACATCAAAGTCGTCAAAGGCAATAAGGCGGGGCTTCGAAAGCGCACCAAGCTCATCGGGCAGCTGTCTTTGGGTTTGCTGGTGGGGACGATCCTGTACACACATCCGGCCTTTGAAGGCTTTCGGACGCTCACCACGGTGCCGTTCGTCAAGGACACAAACCTCGATTACAACCTGTTTCGGCATTGGATCTCAGACCTGGATCTGGGCTGGCTTATCTACATCCCGGTGGTCACGTTCATCATCACGGCTGTTTCCAATGCCGTCAACCTCACGGACGGCCTCGATGGCCTGGCTGCGGGCACCAGCGCCATCGTGGGGATCGCGTTGGCCATACTGGCGTACGTCTCCGGGCGCGTGGATTTCTCCGACTACCTAGACATCCTCTACCTGCCCGGTGCGGGGGAGCTCTCCATCTACGTCGGGGCCATGGTGGGGGCCTGCTTGGGTTTTCTGTGGTACAACGCCTACCCGGCGCAGGTTTTCATGGGCGATACGGGTTCACTCGCCCTGGGGGCGGCCATCGGCGCGATCGCCATCTTGGTGCGCAAGGAGCTATTGCTGCCGATTCTCTGCGGGGTCTTCTTTTTAGAGACGCTTTCGGTGATCATCCAGACCACGTACTTCAAATACACCCGGAGCCGTTACGGTCATGGCCGGCGGTTCTTTCGCATGGCGCCCATCCACCATCACTTTGAGCTAAAGGGCTGGCACGAGGCCAAGGTGGTGGTGCGCTTCTGGATCGTCACCGTGGTCCTGGCCGTTTTCACCATCATCACGCTCAAGTTGCGCTGAATATGCCGCCTTTGCAGCCCATACGAGGGCAACGCGTCACGATCATAGGCGGAGCGCGCAGCGGACGAGCCGCGGCGGAGCTGCTCCATCGGCTCGGAGCCGAGGTGTTCGTGACGGATCAGGGTCTGCTGCCGCAGCCGACGCGTGAGGCCCTGCTGCGACAGGGGATCTCCTATGAGGAGGGGGGACATAGCGAACGCGCCCTGGAGGCCGACTGGGCCGTCATCAGTCCGGGGGTGCCGACGGAAGCCCCGCTTGTGCAGGCCCTGCTCGAACGCGGCCTGCCCTTGTACAGCGAGCTTGAGCTCGCCTCCTGGTTCTGTCCGGCGCCCATTGTGGCTATCACGGGCACGAACGGCAAGACCACCACGACGGCGCTCATCGGTCACATCTTTCGCCGCTCAGGCCGGCCCACCGTGGTGGCGGGCAACATCGGAGCCCCGTTTTCGGATTTCGTGTTGCGTCTTAGCCCCGAACACATGGTGGTGCTGGAGGTCTCCAGTTTTCAGCTGGATCACGTGCTCAGCTTCCGGCCCCATGTGGCGGCGATCCTCAACATCAGCCCCGATCACCTGGATCGATACGGGGGAAGTTTCGCTCGCTATGCGGAGGCCAAGTTCCGCATCGCAGCCCATCAGACCCCCCAAGACTTCTTGCTCTACAACGCCGATGATCCCGTAGTCGGCCCCTTTGGGGTTGATCCGCATACGCCCGTTCAAGCTCGCCGCTTGGGCTTCAGCCTAGAGCGGGAGTTGCCCGAGGGGGCTTTTCTGCGAGGTCGTGAGCTCGTGGTTCGAGTTGACCAACAGGAGTGGGGTATCGCCATGGAGCACCTGAACTTGCGGGGACGCCACAACCTGTACAACTCGCTGGCCGCGGCCCTAGCCGCCCGCGTTATGGAGATCCGCCAGGATGTGGTGCGGGAAAGCTTTCAGACCTTCGAGGGGGTGCCGCATAGGCTTGAGTTCGTTCGTCAGCTCGATGGGGTGCTCTACGTCAACGACTCCAAGGCGACGAACGTTAACTCCGTCTGGTACGCGCTGGAAAGTTTTGAGCAGCCCATCGTGCTCATCATGGGGGGGCGCGATAAGGGAAACGACTACAGCAAAATCAAGCCTCTTGTGGCCCGCAAGGTGCGCGTGTTGATCACGATCGGCGAGTCGGCCCATAAGATCGAGCAGGAGCTAGGGGGGCTTGTGGAGTTGCTTGTGCCAGCCCGCTCGCTGGAGGACGCCGTTCGGTCGGCTCGCGCTTTGGCTCGTCCGGGCGAGGTGGTGCTGCTGAGCCCAGCCTGCGCCAGTTTCGATATGTTCGAAAACTACGAACACCGCGGGGACACCTTTAAGCGACTGGTATTGGCTCTGGAGTAATGACGATGTCCTACCGTCCCACCCCTGATGCGCCTGGGGGAGTGGACCGGATTTTTCTGTGGACGGTCCTAGCCCTCCTGTTGCTGGGTACCCTGGCCGTTTTCTCCTCTATGGCGTCTTTGGCTACCCACCGGGCGGAGGGGGGCTTAGGCGGGCTCATGCTGCGTCGCTTGACCCACGTGGGCATGGGGATAGCGGCGCTCCTGATCCTGAGCCGCATCGATTATCATGTGGTGGCCCGTTGGAGTCGAGCTGTGCTCCTGTTTAGCCTGGGCCTTGTGGGCCTGGTCTGGTGGTTCGCCGAAGGTCCGGGGGCCTCGGCTCGATGGCTGCGTATAGCAGGGGCCAGTTTTCAGCCTTCGGAGCTGGCGCGCGCCGCGCTTACGGTGTATTTGGCTACCTTGCTGGCCCGCAAGCAGCCCTGTATCGCGGACATGGATCGGGCGCTGCTGCCGGCGCTCTGTTGGATCGGTTTAGGGGTGGGCTTGATCGGTCCCAGCAACCTGAGCGCGGCCGTGCTGTTGCTGGTCGTATCGGCCGTGCTGCTGTTTTTGGGCCGCATTCCGGTGCGTCAGCTTCTTGTGGTGGGCCTTGTTGGGATAGCCCTCTCCGGGATCCTAATAGGAATGGCTCCCTACAGATGGGAGCGCCTGGAGCGCTTTGCGGCCCGCATCGGGCAGGGGGAGCTTGACCCGCTGGGGGATGATTATCAGGTGGTGCAGTCCCTGATCGCGCTCGCCAACGGTGGGTTGTTCGGGGTAGGCATGGGCAAAAGCGTGCAGCGGGATTTTCTGCCCTTGCCGTACAATGATTTTGTCTTCGCCATCATCGTCGAGGAGTACGGGCTAGTGGGCGGGGCGGCCCTGGTGGGTTTGTTTGTCGTCCTCTTGGTGCGGGGTTTCTTTTATGTGGCGCGCTGGGCGCCTGACGCTTTGGGCTTTTTGCTTGCAGGCGGGCTGACGACGGCTCTGCTCGTGCAGGCCTTCGTGCATGTGCTCATTGTAGTGGGTTTAGGGCCTGTGACAGGGCAGACGCTGCCGTTTGTCAGCTACGGCGGCACGGCGCTTCTGGTAAGCTGCGCTCAGGCCGGAATTGTGCTCAATGTATCCCGACAGGCTCGGAGGCGACAGTGAGGGCGCCTCCGGGCGTTTTGTTTGTGGGCGGGGGCACAGGAGGGCACGTATACCCTGCTTTGGCGGTTGCGGAGGCGCTTCGTCGCCTGAAGCCAGAGGTGGAGATCGCCTTCGCGGGAACTCCGGAAAGACTGGAAGGACGCGTGGTACCGCAGGCCGGATATCCGTTCTATGCGATACCGGCTCGGGGGCTAAGACGCCGGCAGTGGTGGCGCAACCTGTCTTTGCCCGTCGTGGTAGGACGGGGTCTGGGACGCGCCTGGAGGCTGCTGGACCGGATACGGCCGCATGCGATCGTGGCCACCGGGGGATACGTAACGGTGCCCGTGCTGAGCGCGGCTGTCCTGCGGGGCCTACCTTACGTGTTGCAAGAGCAAAACAGCTACCCCGGTCTGGCCAACCGGTGTTTCGCCCGTTGGGCCCGCTGGGTGTGCTTGGGTTTTGAGGCCGCGGCTGCGTATTTCCCCCAGACGCGGGTGCGCCTGACCGGAAACCCCGTGCGATCCGAAATCGGAACCGTACCCCGAGCCTTGGCCGCCGGCCGGTGGGGCTTTTCGCCCGATCGGTTTACGGTGCTCGCTTTGGGGGGCAGTCTGGGGGCCGAGACCCTCAACCGGGCCATGGCTCGATGGGCGAGCACGTTTCTAGAGGCCGGCTGGCAGGTGCTCTGGCAGACGGGCCCGGGGGCCTATGGACGCCTGCGAAGCCAGCTGCCCCCCCATCCGCGTCTGTACTTAAGCCCGTTTCTGGAGGCGATGGCGGAGGCCTATGGCGCAGCCGATGTGGTGGTCTGCCGCGCCGGCGCGCTCACGCTGAGCGAGTTAGCCCAAGCGGGCCTGCCCAGCGTGCTCGTGCCTTCGCCCAACGTGGTGGCCGATCACCAACGCCGCAACGCTGAGCTTTTCGCGCAAGCCGGGGCCGCGGTGCTGCTGCCCGATCAGCAGGCCGAGGCGCAGCTTGGGTATCTGTTACAGGAACTAGCCGCGCAGCCGGAACGCCGGATCCGCATGGGCGTCCAGGCCCGGCAGTTGAGCCGGCCCGGTGCGGCGGAGACGATAGCGCGCCTGGTATGGGAACTGATCGAAGCCCAATTATGAACCTCTCGGCCCCGCCTCCGCGTCGGTCCCCCCGTCTGGGCCGGACCCGTCATGTGCATTTGGTCGGCATCGGGGGCGTGGGTATGAGCGGGATCGCCGAGATCTTGCTCAACCAAGGTTTCCTGGTCTCGGGCTCAGATCTTAGGCATAGCGAGCTAACGGAACGCTTAGAGCGGCTGGGGGCGCGCATCTTCGAGGGACATGCCCCCGAGCACGTTCACGGGGCGGACGTGGTGGTCTATTCCTCCGCCGTGCGTCCGGAGGAGAACCCCGAGACTCTGGAGGCGCATCGGCTGCGCATCCCCGTCATCCGTCGGGCGGAGATGCTGGCGGAGCTTATGCGCATGAAGTACGGAATCGGGGTGGCGGGCACGCATGGGAAGACGACCACCACCTCGATGGTGGGGCTCGTGGTGGCCGCGGGCGGCTATGATCCCACTATCATCGTGGGCGGCAGGGTACACGTCTTTGGCTCCAACGCCGTGCCGGGGGCCGGAGACGTGATCGTGGTGGAGGCCGATGAATACGACCGAACCTTCCTGCAGCTCAGCCCCACGCTGGCCGTGCTGACCACGCTGGACCTGGAGCACACGGACGTTTACGCCTCTTTGGAGGATTTGGAGCAGGCCTTCTGCGCTTTTGCCAATAAAGTGCCCTTTTATGGCTCAATCATACTCTGCTTGGATGATCCGAATCTGCAGCGGCTGCTGGCCCATCTGGAGCGTCGCGTCGTCACGTACGGGTTCTCCCCGCAGGCGCGTCTGCGGGCCGTTGGGGTGGAGCTAGAGCAATGGGGCAGCACCTTTACGGTTTCGGAGGAGCAGCGCCCCCTGGGCCGGGTGCGGCTTGCCGTTCCGGGCCGACATAACGTGCAAAACGCGCTCGCCGCCGTGGCCGTGGGGCTGGAGCTGGAGGTGGACTTTCCCCGCATCGCCGAGGCCCTAGCCGCCTTTACGGGCGTGGAGCGACGCTTCCATTTACGGGGCGAGCACGGAGGGGTGATCTGGATCGACGACTACGCCCACCATCCGGCCGAGGTGCGAGCCACCCTAGAGACAGCTCGGAGCGGCTGGCCGGGGTGTCGGCTTGTGGCGGTCTTTCAACC
The DNA window shown above is from Bacteroidota bacterium and carries:
- the rnc gene encoding ribonuclease III, yielding MGWIRRWLTRWMRRARPSVAPSRRERIEALLGVPVRQWGLFEEALRHRSALSGGNSYERLEYLGDAVLGLVVADFLFHRFPEAEEGTLTRYRSQIVNGRNLARYATAIGLPSLLELGPQAEAAGTRQSATVLADAFEALMGAIFLDQGFEAARYFMTRLLQREELEKLLAQQDNYKSLLLEYAQARGWPPPVYRVEAESGPSHAREFTVSVIVNNRLLGTGVGRSKKAAEQEAARQAWLVLSQNRT
- the gcvPB gene encoding aminomethyl-transferring glycine dehydrogenase subunit GcvPB, translated to MPEPLLFEKTRPGRKGYTLPRLDVPESPLPQAWLRSRPAELPELSEPEVVRHFVRLSSLNFHIDKGFYPLGSCTMKYNPKLNERLAALPGWTGLHPLAPEPIVQGALRLMYELQELLKEITGMAAVSLQPAAGSQGELTGLLLFRRYHERQGEQRTKILVPDSAHGTNPASVRIAGYEVVNIRSNENGLTDLEALQQHLDERVAGLMVTNPNTLGLFERQIQEIAHLVHSVGGLLYMDGANLNALLGIARPGDMGFDVVHMNLHKTFSTPHGGGGPGSGPVAVAERLREFLPKPEVCWDGTRYRLNWDKPESVGKVHAFWGNFGMFVRAYAYIRLHGPEGLRRVSEHAILNANYLLRRLWPYYEAPYPGPVMHECVLSAVRQKAHGVRALDIAKRILDYGFHAPTVYFPLIVPEALMIEPTETESKETLDAFIEAMIQIAQEAETQPERVRTAPHTTPVRRLDDAYAARHVNVRFEEPSEAMTSP
- the mraZ gene encoding division/cell wall cluster transcriptional repressor MraZ, producing MPSFKGQYEYAVDEKGRIMLPLKLRRALSPEAEGRFVVTRGEDPCLVLYPVNVWQLIEDRLRQQNLYQQNVRRFVRELLRWAEDVELDGQNRLMIPRELLQWAGIRGRVLLVGMLDRIELWNPETFAQHELGVQQFGQEAEWVMGGSR
- the rsmH gene encoding 16S rRNA (cytosine(1402)-N(4))-methyltransferase RsmH; protein product: MNSLEYRHEPVLLEAVLEHLLTDPDGVYLDVTLGGGGHAYGILSRLGPRGRLIGLDRDAEAIRAASGRLASFRGRVGMLQGDFAEIDRHLARMGVERLDGVLADLGLSSRFVDAPERGFSFRYAGPLDMRMDRRSPRTAAHVVNTYDLQRLGRILWRYGQEPRARQIAQAIVRARPLSDTVALRRAVESVVPEPERPQALARVFQAIRIEVNDELGALERFLTAIPSWVRPGGRLVVISYHSLEDRLVKRFMQYGNPSGRPVRDLYGRLLRPWRMLTDKPIRADGGELARNPRARSARMRVAERTEAP
- a CDS encoding septum formation initiator family protein codes for the protein MNLEVRAMAGDMGPTPRRVARRFGARRRSRVYRTWAVERLPNRTVLGLLLGFFAAGLLYVWHVLQIQALADEVARLRREHESLQAQKAQYEHEYYRLTSPSRIYEAAQALGLVEGLTYRQLYVEP